The Alteromonas mediterranea DE genome contains the following window.
GTTTCCCCTTTACTAAATGAAGACCGCCTAACACAGCACTTCGTTCACCGCTTTTTAGAGGGCAGCGTTCCCCATACAGAGGTATTTGCTTGTTTGCTGCTTTCTCGTACTGCGTTGGTATGACGGCTATTCAACTCGCCTTTCTCAGTTTTTGGCGAATGGGTTGTTCCCTTCTTCTTAGCAGGTTTTATCTCATTCGGTTTACCGCTAGATGGCTTTCTATCATCTGGCTTTGCGTTTCGGTGCGAGACGGTTGAATCTGGGCGATGTTTCTTCACCATGCCTTGAAGGAGGTTTCTTACAACCTGATCGCCAGCAGGTTTAAAGTTACGATGGTCAGGCTTTCTAAAAAATGCAGATAACTCACTTTTGCTTATTCTAAAGTCAGCGAGTTGTAGTGCGTGAATCATATCTTCGTCTTTGTAGCTCATCGCAATACGAATTTTACGCATGACTTCGTTGTTGCTTAACCGTTCTTTTGGCCCCAAGACTTTCGGCTCCTGCCCTTCTTGGCGACCGCGATTCTTAATAATTAAACCGTCTAAGAACAGCCCAATAATTTTGTCGCGACACGGCAAGTAGCCTTCTTCACCTTCTCGCTTCATAACGGCATGCAAATAGTCTATTTCCATGTCGTAGTTAGCTAATTTGAAAATACTGATAGCGGCGGTATCGTTGATGGCAAGTGCATAACGAAGGCGACGTAAAACATCGTTGTGAATCATGTAAGTAGGCCTGAAATATGAAGTGGCGCTTAAAAGCGTAGAGCAAAATACTCAATTTCACTATTTTACACCACTTACACGCTAGCATCTATTAGCGCGCAAGCGGGTTTCAGAAGACTTAATTTTCACAGCCTAAACCGAAACCACTTTCCCCCCGTAGTGATGATAAATCTCTTGTTAAGCTCATTTCAAAGGAGTACCGAAATTGAGCTCAATGGTAGAAGGACATATCCATGGCTACACTCAGACTTAACGGGAAAGACGTTTCTCTTCCCGAAGACCCCAGAACTACGCTTCTTGATTTTCTTCATCAACACCTATCACTTTTTGGCACCAAGAAAGGCTGCGATCACGGCCAGTGTGGAGCCTGCACAGTTATCGTTGACGGCGAGCGGGTAAACGCCTGCTTAGTCTTCGCTTTCCAGCTTGAAGATTGCGAGGTAACCACCATTGAAGGCATTGCAAATGACGACGCGCTTCATCCTCTTCAACAGGCATTTATTGAACGCGACGCTTTTCAATGCGGCTACTGTACATCTGGGCAGCTTTGTTCGGGCGTATCATTACTCAATGAGCTAAAAAGTGGTGACCCTAGCGCGGTCACCTACAGCAACCGCGCCTCACTCAAAGAAGACATTAGTGAGCGCATGAGCGGTAACTTATGCCGCTGTGGCGCCTACCCCAATATCGTAGATGCAATCACTGATGTGATTGCTTTGGAGCGTCAATAATGCAGCCTTTTGACCTACACCATTATGACCACTCTACGCCACTGAACTCGCTTCCACTTACTGACACGACGCGTTTTTTAGCCGGTGGGACCAATCTCATCGACTTAATGAAGCTTCAGGTTGAGACACCCAACACGCTAATTAGCCTAGCGAAATGGAAAGAAGCAAACGCCATTACGCAAGATGAAGCGCACTATCATATTGGTGCTATGGTAAGTAATTCTGCACTGGCAAAATTTTCCCACGACGAGCCTTCATTGTCTTTGCTAGCCCAAGCGCTTTTAAGTGGCGCAACCGTTCAACTTCGAAACCGTGCCACCACCGCAGGCAACTTGCTTCAACGTACGCGCTGTTATTACTTCTACGACACCACTAAAGCGTGTAACAAAAGAGAGCCGGGGTCTGGGTGCAGCGCACTTAATAGTATGAACCGTATTCACGCTATTTTTGGTACAAGCGAGCACTGCATCGCAACACACCCTTCAGATATGGCGGTTGCGATGATAGCCCTTGATGCCAAAGTGAACGTAAAAAATGCAAATAATGATACCCGTCAAATAGCGTTACGTGAGTTTTACCGAGAGCCTGGCGACACCCCGCAGATAGAAACCGTGTTAGCGAACGATGAGTTAATTACTCATATCTCTATTCCAAAGTCTCGCCACGGCACCCAGTATTATCATAAGGTGCGCGACCGCTCTTCCTATGCATTTGCGCTGGTGTCAGTGGCTGCGGGCTTAACCTTGAAAGAAGGGCGTGTTGACACACTTTCTCTTGCCTTTGGCGGCGTAGGTACTAAGCCATGGTACCCACAAAGCGCCATTCGTGTACTCGAAGGCGCAGAGCTTTCTCAAGAAGTTATTGCGCAAGCCGCAGAAGCAGAGCTGTCTCATGCGAAAGTTTACGGCAGCAATAACTTTAAAACCACGTTACTACGCAATACCTTGGTACGCGTACTAACTTCAATAGCAGCTCATCAGGAGAAACACCCAAAACACGAAGGAGCGTTATATGACCACGCATAATCAACCTGTTATCGGTAAAGCTGTTAATCGCGTAGATGGGCCTTTGAAGGTCACCGGCAGAGCTCGTTATGCGGCTGAACACATGAGTGAGCGTAATCCGTTGATAGGCTGGCCTGTGTCAAGTGATACCGCGGTAGGGGAAATAACGAATATCGATACCACTGAAGCCGAACGTGCAGACGGTGTGAGTGCGGTAATTACCTATAAAAATGCAGGGCCGCTTAAGCCTTTCAGTAAGCCCGCCGACGAAAGCCGGTTTACGCAAAGTCGAGCGGTGCTACACGAGCCACACATCCGACATTTTGGTGCTCCTGTGGCACTGGTTATTGCCAATACGCTAGAACAAGCGCGCTATGCAGCGAGCTTAGTCACATTTACCGTTAAAGGGAACGCCCCCGATTTACTGACATCGTTTGATGATGCACAACAAAAGCCAGCGTCTCTTGATGGCGGTTTTGAGCCCGATGTTACCAGCGGTGACAAGCCCCACGATGATGATATTCGCAGTGAAATAGAGAGTGTTTACACCACGCCCTCGCAAATCTCCGCAGCCATGGAGCCTCATGCCACGGTCGCCGATTTTAAAGATGGGAAATTAGAAGTTTATTGCAGTGTGCAAATTATCGCGTCAGCCGTAGAAGCGTTAGCCATTACTCTAGAAATGGCGCCGGAGGATATCGTGGTGCAAAGCCCTTATGTGGGGGGCGGCTTTGGCTCAAAACTAGGTTTACACTACGATGCCATACTGGCGTGTATTGGTGCTCGACACGTGAAACAGCCCGTTAAAGTTGCGTTGAGTAGACGCCAGGTATTTTACAATACCCCTCATCGAGGCCATAGCATCCAGCATATTTCGCTGTCTTCAAACGCAAACCGTGAGCTTACCAATATCACTCACAAAAGCGCTATGCCGAAAGCGAAAGGGTATGAATTTGCTGAAGCAACAGGCGCAGGCGCGCGGGTGACTTACAAATCGCAATACATCGAAAGCACACATAGAGTAAAGGATGTTGACTTACCGCTTATCGATTCAACCCGCTCTCCTGGCGATGCCATAGGCTCGCTTGCGTTTGAATCCGCTATCGATGAGTTAGCCCATAAAGCAAATATTGACCCCCTTACTTTTCGTATAAAGAACTTACCCGTTGTGCACCCAATGAAAGGCAGCCCCTTTACTACACATAATTTAGGGGAATGCCTACGCCAAGGCGCGGAAAAATTTGGTTGGCAGCATAAACCCTCACCGTCTGAAGGCAAAGTCATTGGGCACGGCGTAGCAAGTGCTATGCGAATGAACGTGCTAGTAGAAAGCTCTGCCGACGTTGAAATTAACGCCGAAGGGCAAGTGATCGTTCGCTCAGACATGACTGACATTGGTACCGGCACCTACACCATTTTGGCTCAAATCGCTGCAGAAATGCTCTCTACACCGGTGGAAAACATTATTGTAAAGTTAGGAGACAGCCGCTTTCCTGCATCTTGTGGCTCGGGCGGTTCATTTGGCGCGGCCAGCACAGGCTCTGCGGTGAAAAAAGCCTGTGAAGCGCTAACGCAAAAAATTATGGCGACTTTACCGGGCGAATATAAAAACGCGCGGCTGCGCATGGAACAAGGCGAATTTATTGTTACTAATGCGCCAGATAATAGTACAGCTTCTTCAGCTAAATCGGCCTTGCTGTTGGATGTTGTTGATAAAAGCGCCTTCCCTCTCTCTGCAACAGGAAGCGTTTCGCAAGACGACACTAGCGAGAAAGAGCAGTACTCATGCGGCGCACATTTCGCAGAGGTAGAAGTAGACACAC
Protein-coding sequences here:
- a CDS encoding DUF1456 family protein, with translation MIHNDVLRRLRYALAINDTAAISIFKLANYDMEIDYLHAVMKREGEEGYLPCRDKIIGLFLDGLIIKNRGRQEGQEPKVLGPKERLSNNEVMRKIRIAMSYKDEDMIHALQLADFRISKSELSAFFRKPDHRNFKPAGDQVVRNLLQGMVKKHRPDSTVSHRNAKPDDRKPSSGKPNEIKPAKKKGTTHSPKTEKGELNSRHTNAVRESSKQANTSVWGTLPSKKR
- a CDS encoding (2Fe-2S)-binding protein, whose protein sequence is MATLRLNGKDVSLPEDPRTTLLDFLHQHLSLFGTKKGCDHGQCGACTVIVDGERVNACLVFAFQLEDCEVTTIEGIANDDALHPLQQAFIERDAFQCGYCTSGQLCSGVSLLNELKSGDPSAVTYSNRASLKEDISERMSGNLCRCGAYPNIVDAITDVIALERQ
- a CDS encoding FAD binding domain-containing protein; protein product: MQPFDLHHYDHSTPLNSLPLTDTTRFLAGGTNLIDLMKLQVETPNTLISLAKWKEANAITQDEAHYHIGAMVSNSALAKFSHDEPSLSLLAQALLSGATVQLRNRATTAGNLLQRTRCYYFYDTTKACNKREPGSGCSALNSMNRIHAIFGTSEHCIATHPSDMAVAMIALDAKVNVKNANNDTRQIALREFYREPGDTPQIETVLANDELITHISIPKSRHGTQYYHKVRDRSSYAFALVSVAAGLTLKEGRVDTLSLAFGGVGTKPWYPQSAIRVLEGAELSQEVIAQAAEAELSHAKVYGSNNFKTTLLRNTLVRVLTSIAAHQEKHPKHEGALYDHA
- a CDS encoding xanthine dehydrogenase family protein molybdopterin-binding subunit, with amino-acid sequence MTTHNQPVIGKAVNRVDGPLKVTGRARYAAEHMSERNPLIGWPVSSDTAVGEITNIDTTEAERADGVSAVITYKNAGPLKPFSKPADESRFTQSRAVLHEPHIRHFGAPVALVIANTLEQARYAASLVTFTVKGNAPDLLTSFDDAQQKPASLDGGFEPDVTSGDKPHDDDIRSEIESVYTTPSQISAAMEPHATVADFKDGKLEVYCSVQIIASAVEALAITLEMAPEDIVVQSPYVGGGFGSKLGLHYDAILACIGARHVKQPVKVALSRRQVFYNTPHRGHSIQHISLSSNANRELTNITHKSAMPKAKGYEFAEATGAGARVTYKSQYIESTHRVKDVDLPLIDSTRSPGDAIGSLAFESAIDELAHKANIDPLTFRIKNLPVVHPMKGSPFTTHNLGECLRQGAEKFGWQHKPSPSEGKVIGHGVASAMRMNVLVESSADVEINAEGQVIVRSDMTDIGTGTYTILAQIAAEMLSTPVENIIVKLGDSRFPASCGSGGSFGAASTGSAVKKACEALTQKIMATLPGEYKNARLRMEQGEFIVTNAPDNSTASSAKSALLLDVVDKSAFPLSATGSVSQDDTSEKEQYSCGAHFAEVEVDTLTGEVRLLRQYGMFSAGQILNLKTASSQIKGGMVWGAGYSLTEGIHHHTDSASFVNPDFGEYHIAVNRDIAEVNLDFLEEPDYAASPVGAKGIGELGITGAGAAIANAIYDACKVRVRDFPITMDKVMLGISDPQQ